A genomic region of Rhizomicrobium sp. contains the following coding sequences:
- a CDS encoding adenylate/guanylate cyclase domain-containing protein, with amino-acid sequence MNALIGRLKVLARHKAATALAVALAMAFLATYAVNRISFLTSAERFVEDWQIAFKTPPEPQDPDLLILSVDEGVMQHFPYRSPLDRGFLAKLLTALDAKHPKAVVLDYLFDSPTETDKDDALRQALLRMKTPLVVSYYEAGSTVSADQTAYLNAFVPAKDRALPNLGTDQTDTVRWINPGGITSGGERLLSVQRRAAQIAGIETPDAQVPIVWHADEGENKPAFSELPACLGPACIPAPTILPETIFKDKVVLIGSHLTLVDQHRTPFATDPGDPRATMPGIQVLAHGISQFLHHRAPPQLSWGENLALTILIALLGALLGTLEWPLWLRAGLVGVAILLLWYLGVFVLYERAGIIIGLIAPSIAIAGSFAGVDSIAGLAARQQRAFIHSTFSLYLAPELVQQLVDDPTRLKLGGERREMSILFSDIAGFTTLAEGLDSQEVGRILNNYLDGMTSAVKVHQGYIDKFIGDAIMAIFNAPVDVDDYATKCVRCMLDLDTFTEDYRRKMNAEGVPLGITRIGAHTGAAAVGNFGSRDKFSYTASGDVVNAASRLEGLNKTFGTRVCVSGATRVLCKGIAFRPIGSVILKGKTEALDVWEPLHDGAYGADYLARYQAAYDATHDGHGDAIALFAALAKERPDDPLAHFYLERLSQGETGVKIKMTEK; translated from the coding sequence ATGAATGCACTGATCGGCCGCCTGAAGGTCCTGGCTCGCCACAAGGCCGCCACCGCCCTCGCGGTGGCGCTCGCCATGGCGTTCCTCGCGACCTATGCGGTCAATCGCATCTCCTTCCTCACCAGCGCCGAACGCTTCGTCGAGGACTGGCAGATCGCGTTCAAGACGCCGCCCGAGCCGCAGGACCCCGACCTGCTGATCCTGAGCGTCGACGAAGGCGTGATGCAGCACTTTCCCTATCGCTCGCCGCTCGACCGCGGCTTCCTGGCGAAATTGCTGACCGCGCTCGACGCCAAGCATCCCAAGGCGGTCGTGCTCGACTATTTGTTCGACAGCCCCACCGAGACGGACAAGGACGACGCGCTGCGCCAGGCGCTGCTGCGGATGAAGACGCCGCTGGTCGTCAGCTATTACGAAGCGGGCTCGACCGTCAGCGCCGACCAGACCGCCTATCTCAACGCCTTCGTCCCGGCCAAGGATCGCGCGCTGCCCAATCTCGGCACCGACCAGACCGACACGGTGCGCTGGATCAATCCCGGCGGCATCACCTCCGGCGGCGAACGCCTGCTCAGCGTGCAGCGCCGCGCGGCGCAGATCGCCGGCATCGAGACCCCGGACGCGCAGGTTCCGATCGTCTGGCACGCCGACGAAGGCGAGAACAAGCCGGCTTTCTCGGAGCTGCCGGCCTGCCTGGGGCCGGCCTGCATTCCGGCGCCGACGATCCTTCCGGAGACGATCTTCAAGGACAAGGTCGTGCTGATCGGCTCGCATCTCACGCTGGTCGATCAGCACCGCACGCCCTTCGCCACCGATCCGGGCGATCCGCGCGCCACCATGCCCGGCATCCAGGTCCTGGCGCACGGCATCTCGCAGTTCCTGCATCACCGCGCCCCGCCGCAACTTTCCTGGGGCGAGAATCTCGCGCTCACGATCCTGATCGCGCTGCTCGGCGCCCTGCTCGGCACGCTGGAATGGCCGCTCTGGCTGCGCGCCGGGCTGGTCGGCGTCGCGATCCTGCTCCTGTGGTATCTCGGCGTCTTCGTGCTCTACGAACGCGCCGGGATCATCATCGGGCTGATCGCGCCGTCGATCGCGATCGCGGGCTCCTTCGCCGGCGTCGATTCGATCGCCGGCCTCGCGGCCCGCCAGCAGCGCGCCTTCATCCACAGCACCTTCTCGCTCTACCTCGCGCCCGAGCTGGTGCAGCAACTGGTCGACGATCCGACCAGGCTCAAGCTCGGTGGCGAGCGGCGCGAGATGAGCATCCTGTTCAGCGACATCGCGGGCTTCACCACGCTGGCGGAGGGCCTCGACTCGCAGGAGGTCGGACGCATCCTCAACAATTATCTCGACGGCATGACCTCCGCCGTGAAGGTGCATCAGGGCTATATCGACAAGTTCATCGGCGACGCCATCATGGCGATCTTCAACGCCCCGGTGGACGTCGACGACTACGCGACCAAATGCGTACGCTGCATGCTCGACCTCGACACGTTCACGGAGGATTACCGCAGGAAGATGAACGCCGAGGGCGTGCCCTTAGGGATCACCCGCATCGGCGCCCATACCGGCGCGGCCGCGGTCGGAAATTTCGGCTCCCGCGACAAGTTCAGCTACACCGCGTCCGGCGACGTGGTGAACGCCGCCTCGCGGCTGGAGGGCCTCAACAAGACCTTCGGCACCCGCGTCTGTGTCAGCGGCGCCACCCGCGTGCTATGTAAGGGAATCGCATTCCGCCCGATCGGATCGGTAATCCTGAAGGGCAAGACGGAGGCGCTCGACGTGTGGGAGCCCTTGCACGATGGCGCCTATGGCGCGGACTATCTCGCGCGCTATCAGGCCGCCTATGACGCGACGCATGACGGCCATGGCGACGCGATCGCCCTGTTCGCGGCGCTGGCCAAGGAACGGCCGGACGATCCGCTGGCGCATTTCTATCTCGAGCGCCTGTCGCAGGGCGAAACCGGCGTCAAGATCAAGATGACCGAAAAATGA
- a CDS encoding CHAT domain-containing tetratricopeptide repeat protein: MRRRSTLLLACALVLGAAAYGQAPANGPDALKTYVESARLYSGADNYAGAEDAYRHVLDIQTAQYGANSQAVGETLAELALQVSNQGRFDEAAALFRRASPIIEGAAGVSTRARFASYQALDAANQRKYEDALKYARAATALRRGEVDAARAAAVADANGSEYVAPVALEGELAHSLRIEAEMALRLGDNASAQAAAEEALWIITEEPGLPLWWRPEMISLMGEVNAAQGRVVVAERDFTDALGMDKKLFGDTAPTARAQLRLGRFYAEQQVYAASVASFRAAFAILAKDPIARSQIVSDQIVPFLAAAAALGAQDPAQKAALDADMFRAAQLAASDLADRTIARVAARQAAGDAALSALVRQLEQAQAARDDARLELVAENAKPNDERNAALAAKYDADFRAASASADTLAGEVAKSYPAYARLADPGPVELADFEKLLAPGEAFLSFVIGAKGSYALVTTPSGLVTAPLAATTQSLADDVANLRAAFVPKLGRLPDFSLKSSYALYRELVAPVEPALANASHLIVAPGGALDSLPPALLVTAEPKDGYANADWLVRRFAVSEVPSPRALAALRGARVARAPRPFFGVGNPSFTGATGPKALSALASACQDGGAADPALLRALPPLPETANEVEAVGRTLGAQPGSILTGAGASEAAVRGAGLDQYAVLYFATHGMLPGELHCQAEPGLVLSPPPAAASSAASDGLLSASEIAGLKLNADLVVLSACNTAAEGGTKFGGGALEGLADAFFNAGARAVLASHWEVPSAATETLMTGVFARYAKDPSRDLAEDLRQAQLAAIATGAHPFDWAAFTLIGDSGTVTRTASASGSGQ; encoded by the coding sequence ATGCGGCGGCGATCCACCCTGCTTCTGGCCTGCGCTCTTGTCCTGGGGGCCGCCGCCTATGGTCAAGCCCCGGCGAACGGACCCGACGCGCTCAAGACCTATGTCGAATCCGCGCGGCTCTACAGCGGTGCCGACAACTACGCCGGCGCGGAAGACGCCTATCGCCACGTCCTCGACATCCAGACCGCGCAGTATGGCGCCAATTCGCAGGCCGTCGGCGAGACGCTGGCGGAACTGGCTTTGCAGGTCTCCAACCAGGGCCGTTTCGACGAAGCCGCCGCTTTGTTCCGCCGCGCCTCGCCGATCATCGAGGGCGCGGCCGGCGTCTCGACGCGGGCGCGCTTCGCGTCCTACCAGGCGCTCGACGCCGCCAATCAGCGCAAATACGAGGACGCGCTGAAATACGCCCGCGCCGCCACCGCGCTGCGCCGCGGCGAGGTCGATGCCGCCCGCGCCGCCGCCGTGGCCGACGCCAATGGCAGCGAATATGTCGCCCCGGTGGCGCTCGAAGGCGAACTGGCGCATTCGCTGCGCATCGAGGCGGAGATGGCGCTCCGGCTGGGCGACAATGCGAGCGCGCAGGCCGCCGCCGAAGAGGCGCTCTGGATCATCACCGAGGAGCCGGGCCTGCCGCTGTGGTGGCGTCCCGAGATGATTTCGCTGATGGGCGAGGTCAATGCCGCGCAGGGCCGCGTCGTCGTCGCCGAGCGCGACTTCACCGATGCCTTGGGGATGGACAAGAAATTGTTCGGCGACACCGCGCCGACGGCGCGGGCCCAGCTTCGGCTCGGGCGGTTCTATGCCGAGCAGCAGGTCTATGCCGCGTCGGTCGCGTCGTTCCGCGCCGCCTTCGCGATCCTGGCGAAGGATCCGATCGCCCGCTCGCAGATCGTCTCCGACCAGATCGTGCCGTTTCTCGCCGCGGCCGCCGCGCTGGGCGCGCAGGACCCGGCGCAGAAGGCGGCGCTCGACGCCGACATGTTCCGCGCCGCGCAGCTCGCGGCCTCCGATCTCGCCGACCGCACCATCGCCCGCGTCGCGGCGCGCCAGGCGGCAGGCGACGCGGCGCTGTCCGCCCTGGTGCGCCAGCTCGAACAGGCGCAGGCGGCGCGCGACGATGCGCGGCTCGAACTGGTGGCCGAGAACGCCAAGCCGAATGACGAGCGCAACGCCGCGCTCGCGGCGAAATACGACGCCGATTTCCGCGCCGCCTCGGCCAGCGCCGATACGCTGGCGGGCGAGGTCGCCAAGAGCTATCCGGCCTATGCGCGGCTGGCCGATCCGGGCCCGGTCGAGCTGGCGGATTTCGAGAAGCTGCTCGCGCCGGGTGAGGCGTTCCTCTCCTTCGTGATCGGCGCCAAGGGCAGCTATGCGCTGGTGACGACGCCGAGCGGGCTGGTGACGGCGCCGCTCGCGGCGACGACGCAGAGCCTGGCCGACGATGTCGCGAATCTGCGGGCGGCGTTCGTGCCCAAGCTCGGACGGCTTCCCGACTTCAGCCTGAAGTCGAGCTACGCGCTCTATCGCGAACTCGTCGCGCCGGTCGAGCCGGCGCTGGCCAATGCGAGCCATCTGATCGTGGCGCCGGGCGGCGCGCTCGACAGCCTGCCGCCGGCGCTGCTCGTGACCGCCGAGCCCAAGGACGGCTATGCCAACGCCGACTGGCTGGTGCGCCGTTTCGCCGTCAGCGAAGTGCCGTCGCCGCGCGCGCTGGCCGCCTTGCGCGGCGCCCGGGTCGCGCGCGCGCCGCGCCCGTTCTTCGGCGTCGGCAATCCCAGCTTCACCGGCGCCACCGGGCCCAAGGCGCTGTCGGCGCTGGCCTCGGCGTGCCAGGACGGCGGCGCCGCCGATCCCGCCTTGCTGCGCGCTTTGCCGCCCTTGCCCGAGACCGCGAACGAGGTCGAAGCGGTCGGCCGCACGCTGGGCGCCCAGCCGGGCTCGATCCTCACCGGCGCCGGCGCCAGCGAAGCCGCGGTGCGCGGCGCGGGCCTCGACCAATACGCCGTCCTCTATTTCGCGACCCATGGCATGCTGCCGGGCGAGCTGCATTGCCAGGCCGAGCCGGGCCTGGTGCTGTCGCCGCCGCCCGCCGCCGCCTCGTCGGCCGCGTCGGACGGGCTCTTGAGCGCCAGCGAGATCGCCGGGCTGAAGCTGAACGCCGATCTCGTCGTGCTGTCGGCCTGCAACACGGCGGCGGAGGGCGGCACCAAATTCGGCGGCGGCGCGCTCGAAGGCCTCGCCGATGCCTTCTTCAACGCGGGGGCCCGCGCGGTGCTGGCGAGCCATTGGGAAGTGCCCTCGGCGGCGACGGAGACGCTGATGACCGGCGTCTTCGCGCGCTACGCCAAGGATCCGTCGCGCGACCTGGCCGAGGATCTGCGCCAGGCCCAGCTTGCGGCGATCGCGACCGGGGCGCATCCGTTCGACTGGGCGGCGTTCACGCTGATCGGCGACAGCGGCACGGTCACGCGCACCGCCAGTGCGTCGGGGAGCGGACAATGA